In Arachis hypogaea cultivar Tifrunner chromosome 7, arahy.Tifrunner.gnm2.J5K5, whole genome shotgun sequence, the genomic window TTTTTTTCCGTTAgttcaattacaataaaaatattcatatttttttaagagTAAAGCTTTAATTcgattttttcctatttttacaAAGGATAagatattattttgtttaaaaaaaaatactttgacTCTTAActttttttaagataatataattttttgttaaaaaatttattaaataataacgaaaattaattttgtgaaaattttatcTATAATTTATCAGGATTTTAAATTTCTATAgactattaataaatttatttttgaaaattttttttatcaattgtgGTTAAGTGGAGAAAGACCATTGCTAAAAGTGAAAGTGATATCGTAGAAAAAAAAGTAATTTCTGTACAACGAtcttttaaagagaaaaatagcatcgaacaaaaaataaaataagataacaatAGAGAAAATAACGATGATAATAAAATATTGTTACACAATAGAAATAGtagatataaaaataataatgacgaAAATAAAAAAGGTAGTAGTAGTGGTCAtaattgattatatttttaaaaagaacttTGTGggatttaaaaattcaataattacAAATAAAACTCCCACAAATTAATTTTCGTTACTATCTAACGAATTTTTTAGTAAAAGAATCGTATtatcctaaaataaaaaaaattaaggatcgaagtgtctttttttttaacaaaaaacacTTTAtctttcataaaaataaataaaagtcagATTAAATCTTTACTTTTTTAACTCAAAATATTAGCAGCGAAAatcagaattttttatttttaatattggagtggtagtagtgtttttttaaaatgtggattGTTGGGGTGTTATACTCAAATGTGGAATCGTTTAACTAGAAAAGcataaatcggaccgtccgatttattAGAGGTAtaaaaatcggaccatccgatttgtaAAGGTAcaaaaatcggaccgtccgatttataGAGGTACAAAAATCGGACTGTCTGATTTGTgagaggtacacaaatcggaccgtccgatttgtgttaaaaaaattaaaaaatttaaggtacagaaatcggaccctccgatttgtgtactttcacaattttgaaaaacaccAAAATTTACAATGTTAAAGTATATCACCACTTAtacttccataacaaaaaaaatagccCGGAAATCATagtgtttgtttatttatttatttttataaacctTCCAATTGTGCACTAATTGGATGTCTAACACAAATGTTATAAACTCAAATCAAAAGAGAACATTTTAGGAACATTGAACTTTCTTCAAGGGAACAAAAATCATCCTCAAACTTACCGAATAGTTAGTTTAAAAccttaaaagaacaaaaatagaaTGGCTAATTATGATGAAATTTTTATTCCCTACAATTTGCACATTTTAATCGTACACTTATTCATAAATTTTCATCTTAAGGGAAAAAAAAGTTGCatgatttattttccattgttcaTTAAACCTGCCAAAATTGTGTTCTTTGCTGAATAAAACTGGTCAAGTTTAGTATTAACCATGAAAATGTGTTGCAACAAGTACAATAATGACTGAAACTAGCAAACTTCACATTTTCAGTTTGCACATACAAttggaaaatcaaattcactattTGATTCATTCTTACTTCTCAGACAATCAATAGAAGTAATCATTTTATTCCTCTTCTATTTGTATAATATGGTAGCATAAAAAATGTGTGGAATGACATGTTTCTGCTTTAAGCATTTGAATATAACAATGTTGTATTATGGTACATTAATTAATCTTATATCTATAGCCAACCTTGCATAGGACGAGCTCGGTTGCTGTTACGGATATTAATCTTATATCCTAGAGGCTTCGGCGGTGACTTGGCTCAAGGCGATGGCAGTCTTCGAACCAGACGGGCGCCCCAATTGCTTGCTGATGAAGTCGCCAACCGACATGAGCTTTCCGAGATCAGTGTTGGTCTTCACACCAAGTCCATTCAGCATGTACACAACATCTTCAGTAGCAACATTTCCTGAAGCACCCTTGGCATATGGACACCCACCTAGACCGGCGATGGAGGAATCCACCGTACTAATCCCCATCTATTGTTAACAtgcaaattaatatatttttttccattAATGGTTTTCAAGCTTGTTTATGGAAATCTAAAACGcatgtgataaaaaaaaatcttgcATTGCTCTAGGTTGAAACTAGCAACACAAAGATCAAACAAGTAAAAGGTATAAACAATTGTTTGATGACTTACTTGGAGCGATACAAGAATATTCGAAAGGGACTGGCCATAAGTGTCATGGAAGTGGACTGCGAGCTTCTCTGTCGGAACAACAGCCATGACAGCCAAAAGCATAGGAACTACAGTTCCTGAACATCACAGAATGAAAAGAAATCAATGCAAGCATATTATCAACGAGCTGATAACAATTCTTAAGAAAATTGAAAGCACAAAGTTTGATATTCATTCTCAATCTAAGTAAGCCAAGAGatgaatatttttttcttatcaagGTCTTACTTAACAAGATACTCTAAAAGGAGACAGAATCTAGTTTATTattgaaacaaaagaaaattgctGCTAAGgaaatgtttaaattttaaagataacaAAAATCCATCTAACTTTTTACCTGGTGTGCCGACACCAATTGTGTCACCAAGGGAGATCTCAAAGCAGCCCATATCATATAGTTCTTTAGCAACATATGCCACTTTTGAGGGAGGGATTGGTCCTTCCACTGGGCATCCGATAACACAAGATACATATCTATGATTGTTCAACACAGAAAACCATTAGAATTCAGAATAGGCAGAACCCAAAcagaattgtaatttttttaagtgatttttatggataaataaagaaaataagagacATACCCTCGAACAGGAATCGATAGTTCTTTAGCAGCACGGGTAACAGCCCGGTAACGAACAAGACTCTCTTCAATATTACAGTTaatgtttgattttgaaaatgattCAGATGCTGATGCAAAAACAGCTACTTCTCTTGCACCAGCTGCTATAGCAGCGTCAAAGCCCTATAAATATGATAAGTAAGAAATATGAATGTGAATCTTCAATGAATATTCCtattttttatgtcttttttaGAAATACATACCCTTAAATTAGGAGTCAGAACTGGCAATCTGATGCCTTCCAAGCCATGAACCCCTTGCATCACGTCCTTTGCATCAGCCAACtgcaagacaaaaaaaaaaaaagaccaagaaaaaaaaagggatttaAAAAACAGATCGAGAGAAAAGGAAGGATAATATCTATAGAAGTAATTCAGAATGAAATGGTTGGATTGTAATTTTATATGTAAGTGATTCAAAAATATTGTATCAATAACCATTCGATGCTTCAGATAAGTGAACACTGGAGAAAATCAACCACCACAATCAcgattaaaagcatcaatatcaGGTTACAATAACAACAGTAAATCTACTTCACCTGTGGTACCCATTTGGGAGATACAAAACTTGTAGCCTCAATAACAGACAACCCGCAAGAAGCTAGTCTATGAATCAATTCAATCTTTACAGCCGTTGGTACAGTGTTCTTCTCATTCTGTAATCCATCCCTTGGACCAACTTCAACTATCTTCACATAACTCGGTATGCTACCCAGAAACTGCGTTATgccattttgaaaatttttaatattccAATTATCAAGTCAGGAAAATATGGAAATATACAAATCACAAAGTTTACAATCTATACATAAATCAAAATGTAAAGTGCTAATGTCTATAAACCAACCTTAGTAGCAGTAAAATAACTACAAAAATACTGCAGCCGTTGAATTACCTTATGTGTTGAATGTGGTATGTCTTTGCTATTCCCCCTTGGACTAGAGTGGAAATCAGATAAAGAATCATCAATCATTCCAAACTTCATTGAGTTTCTCCCTTTGGTCGTAGTCTTTTGACTGAAGGTGCGACATTGAGCAATGTCTCTTGTGTGCCTTTTCCATGGGTAAGTCTCCGCTGTATACTCTTCATTGTCTTCACTGCAACAAGATACGATGGGGTTAATGTTATGGATACAGTATAGAGATGACTAAATAATACCATGGACTAGAATCCAATTAAGTTTCTAAACTTAAATTGAAACATTTGACTCACTCGCAGCTGTTAGATGTGCTGCAACTTCGTCCTTCAATAAAGCAGATTCCCATACCAAAGTTATCTTCTCTAGGACGGCAAGCACCAGATGAGAACCTCTGAATCCTATCAATGGTATTCATGCTCGGCAACTTGTCAAGACCAAGCGGTTCCTCCAAGCTCGACATGTTGAAGTGGATGAACTGAAGGAAATTGGCAAAAGATACAGTGTAAGCAAGGATATCCAATAACATTATAAGTATATGCAAAATTTCATCTACAAATTATGTGTCTATTTATCCTCACACAAAGATATACAGTTCTGATTTAACATTCTCCTTTGCAATCAgttaaattttttagttaaattcaTTGCCCCTATATATCATATACAAAGTAATGAAATAGCTTGTAATGCAAATTAAAACTCCGCGAGAGGAAACAGAAACATTATGAGCTGTAATTAAACTCGGCTCTGTATTACTTGAACAGGTGGAACATGAGGAGACAATTGAAAACGAACTCAGAATATAAAAGGTTTAAATTTTCAATCTTCAAAGGCAAGAAAATCACTTTCAACTCACTTTCATACTTAGTAACGACCAAAAAATTGTGGTGTGGAATGTAAATGAATCACATTCTTCCACTCACAACTTCCTCAAATTTGTGTTGTACTAAGCATATATTAAAGTGAATTCTTCATTCCCCATTTTATAAGatcaatatcaataaaatttcaaCAAATAAACAGCATTGTCTGCTAAATTATCATGCTTTATTAGGGGGATTTCCAAAATTGCATGTGATCACAATTGACTCCAACTGTGATAGCAATACCAAGTTAGCAACCAGCAAAaacttttattctttttatttaaaaaaaaacgcaAATCTCACAGTTAAAGGTTGAAACATAAGCTCAAATCAGAAGTAATTAATTCAACATATAAAAGAAATTTAGGGAACCAGTCATAATCAACGAAACCACAAAAAAAAGGAGGGAAAAAGCGAACTGTTTAAAATATGAATATGCGAAATCGGGTTAATTGAAGACGAGCAAACGAAATTGAGAATCGGAAGAAGCAGACGGACCTGGAATGAagggaagaaagagaaagaaatcgCGGGAATTGAAGAAGAGAAAGGAAACCCTAGAAATTGGGGGTGAAATAGAAGTAGGTGGAATTAGGAATCAGTTGGTTGTTggcgttttctttttctctctacgcttcttttctttccctcttctttctgCTACACACaatatctaatttaaaaaaaaaaaaaagaaattttatattaattttttttttaagaaaaaataaatt contains:
- the LOC112702125 gene encoding hydroxymethylglutaryl-CoA lyase, mitochondrial — encoded protein: MSSLEEPLGLDKLPSMNTIDRIQRFSSGACRPREDNFGMGICFIEGRSCSTSNSCDEDNEEYTAETYPWKRHTRDIAQCRTFSQKTTTKGRNSMKFGMIDDSLSDFHSSPRGNSKDIPHSTHKFLGSIPSYVKIVEVGPRDGLQNEKNTVPTAVKIELIHRLASCGLSVIEATSFVSPKWVPQLADAKDVMQGVHGLEGIRLPVLTPNLRGFDAAIAAGAREVAVFASASESFSKSNINCNIEESLVRYRAVTRAAKELSIPVRGYVSCVIGCPVEGPIPPSKVAYVAKELYDMGCFEISLGDTIGVGTPGTVVPMLLAVMAVVPTEKLAVHFHDTYGQSLSNILVSLQMGISTVDSSIAGLGGCPYAKGASGNVATEDVVYMLNGLGVKTNTDLGKLMSVGDFISKQLGRPSGSKTAIALSQVTAEASRI